DNA from Candidatus Woesearchaeota archaeon:
AGAAAGCCGTTGTTGAAGTTTATGAAGGCGTTGAAGGAATGAAAACAATATTATTAGACATAATAAGGACGGGCAAAGACTGGCTTGGAACATCTACAGGCGGCTCAGTTAAGATTATGCCGAAACATTTCATGGAGAAAATCCACAATATGCGCGAAAAAAAGAAAATTACCTTAAGATGCTTATGCAACAAGACAAAACAAGCAATCAATAGGTGGAAACCTTATGTTGGAAGGCCCTATTTTGAAATAAGATACATTCCAGAGAAATTTCAAAGCCCAGCTACAATGTATGTATATGGCAACAAATTGGTGATTCTCATGTGGTTGGAAAAAGAGCTTCCTTTAGCGATTTCTATCCAAAGTGATGGCATCTCAAAAAGCTTTATGAAATATTTTAAATGGCTCTGGAGTATTGCAGATAAGAAAGCTTAAGCAGTAATTTTAGAAAAATATATATAAAGCGCTGAAAATCAAGGCTTATGAAGACCGTGCTTGTAACCGGCGGAGCAGGATTTGTAGGAAGCCATATAGCTGATTTATTGATTGAAAAAGGCTATAAGGTTGCAGTGGCTGATAATCTGTCGAATGGCTTTAAGGAAAATCTGAATAAAAAAGCAGTTTTCTATAATGTTGATATTCTTGATGATAAGAAATTAGATGAAGTTTTCAGCAGGGAAAAGCCGGATTTCGTAATTCATCAGGCTGCCCAGGTAAGCGTAAGGAAATCAATGGAAGACCCGATTTTTGATGCCCGCGTTAATATGATCGGAAGCGCCAATGTGTTCCTGCTTTGCAGGAAATATAAAATAAAAAAAGTTGTTTATGCCGGCTCCGGGGGGGCAAGATATGGAGAGCCGAAATACCTGCCATGCGATGAGAAGCACCCGTGTCTGCCGATTTCACCTTACGGAGTTTCAAAATATACTGCTGAGCATTTGCTGAGGGTTTTTTGCAGTGATGCGGGAATTGATTATGCTGCGTTATGCTACTCCAATGTTTACGGCCCAAGGCAGGATCCGAATGGAGAAGCAGGTGTTGTTGCTATTTTTTTGAATAATCTGCTCAAAGGAAAAGAATGCGTTATAAATGGCGATGGGGAGCAGACAAGAGATTTTGTTTATGTGAAAGATATTGCAAAAGCCAATTTAATGGCGCTTGAACAAAATACAAAAGAGAAAATTTTCAATATCGGAACAGGAAAAGAAACATCTGTTAATGAGCTTTTTAATGCGATAAAGAAGCTTCTTGGCAAAGATGCAAAAGCAGGGCATGGGGCAGCAATTTCAGGAGAAGTGCACAGGATATACCTCGATGCCAGGCTTGCTGAAAAAGAGCTTGGATGGAAAGCAGAGCATGATCTGGAGAAAGGCTTGAA
Protein-coding regions in this window:
- a CDS encoding NAD-dependent epimerase/dehydratase family protein yields the protein MKTVLVTGGAGFVGSHIADLLIEKGYKVAVADNLSNGFKENLNKKAVFYNVDILDDKKLDEVFSREKPDFVIHQAAQVSVRKSMEDPIFDARVNMIGSANVFLLCRKYKIKKVVYAGSGGARYGEPKYLPCDEKHPCLPISPYGVSKYTAEHLLRVFCSDAGIDYAALCYSNVYGPRQDPNGEAGVVAIFLNNLLKGKECVINGDGEQTRDFVYVKDIAKANLMALEQNTKEKIFNIGTGKETSVNELFNAIKKLLGKDAKAGHGAAISGEVHRIYLDARLAEKELGWKAEHDLEKGLKETVEWFKGKFSTLK
- a CDS encoding helix-turn-helix domain-containing protein, with the protein product MEKEALIKIGLSNREAEAYITLLQLEEALASEISERTRESRSNVYDTLKSLMNKGLVSYAIRNNKKYFRATSPNKLIDFLKEKEQDLQSILPNLLALHRPRKKKAVVEVYEGVEGMKTILLDIIRTGKDWLGTSTGGSVKIMPKHFMEKIHNMREKKKITLRCLCNKTKQAINRWKPYVGRPYFEIRYIPEKFQSPATMYVYGNKLVILMWLEKELPLAISIQSDGISKSFMKYFKWLWSIADKKA